In the Heteronotia binoei isolate CCM8104 ecotype False Entrance Well chromosome 13, APGP_CSIRO_Hbin_v1, whole genome shotgun sequence genome, one interval contains:
- the SOCS3 gene encoding suppressor of cytokine signaling 3 produces MVTHSKFPSAGMSHPLDTSLRLKTFSSKSEYQLVVNAVRKLQESGFYWSTVTGGQANLLLSAEPTGTFLIRDSSDQRHFFTLSVKTESGTKNLRIQCEGGKFSLQSDPHSSQPVPRFDCVLKLVHHYMPLPEQQPGEASHPKRAYYIYSGGEKIPLVLSRPLSSNVSTLQHLCRKTVNGHLNSYEKMTQLPAPIKEFLDQYDAPF; encoded by the coding sequence ATGGTCACTCACAGCAAGTTCCCCAGTGCCGGGATGAGCCACCCGCTGGACACCAGCCTGCGCCTCAAGACTTTCAGCTCCAAGAGCGAGTACCAGCTGGTGGTGAACGCCGTGCGCAAGCTGCAAGAGAGTGGCTTCTACTGGAGCACGGTGACGGGTGGCCAAGCCAACCTGCTGTTGAGCGCCGAGCCCACCGGCACTTTCCTCATCCGGGACAGCTCCGACCAGCGCCACTTCTTCACCCTGAGCGTCAAGACCGAGTCTGGCACCAAGAATCTGCGGATCCAGTGCGAAGGGGGGAAATTCTCCCTCCAGAGCGACCCCCACAGCAGTCAGCCAGTGCCCCGTTTTGACTGTGTCCTCAAGCTGGTCCATCACTACATGCCCCTCCCCGAGCAACAGCCTGGCGAGGCCTCACACCCCAAACGTGCCTACTACATCTACTCAGGTGGAGAGAAGATCCCACTGGTGCTGAGCCGCCCGCTCTCCTCCAATGTGTCCACTCTGCAGCACTTGTGCCGCAAGACGGTCAATGGGCACTTGAACTCCTATGAGAAGATGACCCAGCTCCCAGCTCCCATCAAAGAGTTCCTGGACCAGTACGATGCACCCTTCTAA